In Gemmatimonadota bacterium, a genomic segment contains:
- the rpmH gene encoding 50S ribosomal protein L34, with protein sequence MGPTYRPRNRKRVNKHGFRARMKTTGGRKTLNRRRRRGRARLVVKIGNKS encoded by the coding sequence ATGGGCCCGACATATCGTCCGCGCAATCGGAAACGAGTGAACAAGCACGGATTCCGAGCGAGAATGAAGACGACGGGCGGAAGAAAGACCCTCAACAGGCGGCGCAGGCGTGGCCGCGCGCGGCTGGTCGTAAAAATCGGCAACAAGTCCTGA
- the dnaA gene encoding chromosomal replication initiator protein DnaA, with amino-acid sequence MRSRVAATSYATWIESCRPVDLTDDAIFIQARTSFHLEWLERSFFSLLVDAITAVLGRPLRVEASVAAGLSLTPPLSASSERYPEDQEPPIEASTDPSSVDRRPVGGEGGRPTAASSDLNDYYVFDRFVAGPNARLAKAAAIAVAERPGRSYNPLFVYGGVGLGKTHLMHAIGNHFIMESGGRRPVLYLRCVDFVNEVIGGIRRGTMPELRKRLLKSFVLLIDDIHFLAGKERTQEEFFHTFNDLYDSNRQIVITSDRPPQELDGLEERLVSRFVMGLVADVKPPEFETRVAILRMKADEDGVPLSEDVINFIAERCTSSVRHLQGAYHKLMACSITEKKDISLDMARSNLSSTVFQGNPAGKAIAPASPERLARAVCAQYGIGLDMVTSSSRKKNVVEARQVAMYLIKQHTSESLVSIGKFFGNRNHSTVLHSIRKIDKMAEADVVFRGSLQRLSTVIDGVIHT; translated from the coding sequence GTGAGATCACGTGTAGCCGCCACGTCGTACGCCACCTGGATCGAGTCCTGCAGACCGGTCGATCTCACCGATGACGCGATCTTCATCCAAGCTCGTACCAGCTTCCATTTGGAGTGGCTGGAGAGAAGCTTCTTCTCGCTCCTGGTCGATGCGATCACAGCTGTGCTCGGCCGTCCCCTCCGAGTCGAGGCCTCGGTAGCCGCAGGACTATCGCTGACCCCTCCGCTTTCCGCTAGCTCCGAAAGATACCCGGAAGACCAGGAACCCCCGATCGAGGCGAGCACCGACCCCTCTTCCGTAGACCGAAGGCCGGTCGGCGGCGAAGGTGGTCGCCCCACCGCCGCGTCGTCCGATCTGAACGATTACTACGTGTTCGATAGATTCGTCGCCGGTCCGAACGCCAGGCTCGCCAAGGCCGCCGCGATCGCCGTGGCCGAGAGACCCGGTCGTTCGTACAACCCGCTCTTCGTCTACGGCGGAGTCGGTCTCGGCAAGACGCACCTCATGCACGCCATCGGCAACCACTTCATCATGGAGAGCGGCGGCCGAAGACCTGTTCTCTATCTCAGGTGCGTCGACTTCGTCAACGAGGTCATCGGCGGCATCCGCCGCGGGACGATGCCCGAGCTTCGCAAACGCCTCCTGAAGTCGTTTGTCCTGCTGATCGACGATATCCATTTTCTGGCCGGCAAGGAGCGCACTCAGGAGGAATTCTTCCACACATTCAACGATCTCTACGATTCCAACCGCCAGATCGTGATTACCAGCGACAGGCCGCCGCAAGAGCTCGACGGCCTCGAAGAACGCCTCGTGTCGAGATTCGTCATGGGACTGGTGGCCGACGTGAAACCGCCCGAGTTCGAGACCCGCGTCGCCATTCTCCGCATGAAGGCCGACGAAGACGGAGTCCCGCTGAGTGAGGACGTGATCAACTTCATCGCCGAGCGCTGCACCTCCTCGGTCCGCCACCTCCAAGGCGCCTATCACAAGTTGATGGCGTGCTCCATCACCGAGAAGAAGGACATCAGTCTCGATATGGCTCGCTCGAACCTCTCCAGCACGGTTTTTCAGGGAAATCCCGCCGGAAAGGCCATCGCTCCCGCATCACCCGAGCGGCTTGCCCGAGCCGTGTGCGCCCAATATGGAATCGGTCTCGACATGGTGACCTCCAGCAGTCGAAAAAAGAACGTGGTCGAAGCCCGTCAGGTCGCCATGTACCTTATCAAGCAGCACACGTCGGAGTCTCTCGTCAGCATCGGAAAATTCTTCGGAAACCGCAACCATTCGACGGTTCTGCACTCTATCCGCAAGATCGACAAGATGGCCGAAGCCGACGTGGTCTTCCGTGGCTCGCTTCAACGCCTTTCCACGGTTATCGACGGGGTTATCCACACGTGA